From the Oleiphilus messinensis genome, one window contains:
- the tmk gene encoding dTMP kinase codes for MKYEITPGKFITFEGGEGVGKSTNIRFVQAWLEARGIECRVTREPGGTPLAEDIRSILLAARDESVDPMAELLLVFAARAQHVNQLIKPALEEGTWVLCDRFTDATYAYQGAGRGLDLEQIEQLENLVQGGFRPDCTVILDAPVEIGMSRAKNRGQLDRFEQEQREFFEKIRGFYRGLANAGGQSRYALVDASVDLESVQEQLSVILQRLV; via the coding sequence ATGAAGTATGAAATAACACCCGGCAAATTTATCACGTTCGAAGGTGGTGAGGGCGTCGGTAAATCCACTAATATCCGTTTTGTTCAGGCATGGCTTGAAGCCCGTGGAATTGAGTGTCGTGTCACCCGTGAGCCAGGGGGGACCCCTTTGGCTGAGGATATTAGGTCGATTTTGCTGGCGGCTCGTGATGAGTCTGTCGATCCAATGGCAGAATTGCTATTGGTTTTTGCTGCACGTGCTCAGCATGTCAATCAGTTGATCAAGCCTGCATTGGAGGAGGGAACCTGGGTGTTGTGTGATCGATTTACAGATGCAACCTATGCCTATCAGGGGGCTGGCAGAGGCCTGGATCTGGAACAAATAGAGCAATTGGAAAATCTGGTACAAGGCGGATTTCGTCCGGATTGTACGGTAATACTTGATGCGCCGGTAGAGATCGGTATGTCGAGAGCGAAGAATCGAGGACAGTTAGATCGGTTTGAGCAAGAGCAGCGTGAGTTTTTCGAAAAAATACGTGGGTTTTATCGTGGGTTGGCCAACGCGGGCGGGCAGAGTCGGTATGCTCTCGTGGATGCCAGTGTTGATCTGGAGAGCGTGCAGGAGCAATTGTCTGTAATATTGCAGCGCCTTGTTTAG
- the acpP gene encoding acyl carrier protein codes for MSTVEERVKKIVCEQLGVKESEVQNTSSFVEDLGADSLDTVELVMALEEEFETEIPDEEAEKLTTVQDAIDYIISHL; via the coding sequence ATGAGTACAGTAGAAGAGCGCGTAAAGAAGATCGTTTGCGAGCAGCTCGGAGTGAAAGAGTCTGAAGTTCAAAACACATCGTCATTTGTGGAAGATTTGGGCGCCGATTCTCTGGATACCGTTGAGTTGGTTATGGCTCTGGAAGAGGAATTCGAAACCGAAATTCCTGACGAAGAGGCTGAAAAGCTGACTACTGTTCAAGACGCTATTGATTATATTATTTCTCATCTGTAA
- the fabD gene encoding ACP S-malonyltransferase, with translation MSSIYVFPGQGSQSVGMLADYIEQFAVVRETVEQASQVLGYDIAELMLNGPEDKLNQTQVTQPAVLVASVALWRAIQDNLGGSELPQPSYMAGHSLGEYSALVCSGALEFESAVALVAVRAGLMQGAVPVGEGGMAAILGLPDDEVVSICAEITADANHGVIEAVNFNSPGQVVIAGNHDLLESACAALKAGGAKRAALLSVSVPAHSSLMKTAAGEFEQALNEAELKMPNLPLIQNVTARPAQNVAELRANLVQQLFSPVKWTDSVRWAAEQGVDTVVECGPGKVLSGLTKRIDKSLQSVSLSRADSILNT, from the coding sequence ATGAGCAGTATCTATGTATTTCCGGGTCAGGGTTCTCAGTCTGTGGGTATGCTGGCTGATTATATTGAGCAGTTTGCGGTTGTTCGGGAAACCGTTGAGCAGGCGTCGCAAGTATTGGGTTACGATATCGCGGAACTGATGTTAAATGGTCCGGAGGATAAGTTAAATCAAACGCAGGTAACACAGCCGGCTGTTCTGGTTGCGAGTGTCGCACTCTGGAGGGCAATTCAGGATAATTTGGGAGGGAGTGAATTACCGCAGCCCTCATATATGGCGGGCCATAGTCTTGGAGAGTATTCGGCATTGGTTTGTTCGGGGGCGCTTGAGTTTGAGTCTGCTGTTGCCCTGGTTGCAGTTCGAGCGGGCTTGATGCAAGGCGCAGTTCCGGTCGGTGAGGGTGGTATGGCGGCCATTCTTGGGTTGCCTGATGATGAGGTGGTGAGCATTTGTGCTGAAATAACTGCCGACGCGAATCACGGTGTTATCGAAGCGGTTAACTTTAATTCTCCTGGGCAAGTCGTAATTGCGGGTAACCATGATCTGTTAGAAAGTGCCTGTGCAGCACTTAAAGCTGGAGGTGCTAAGCGGGCAGCGTTGCTCTCGGTAAGTGTTCCTGCTCATTCTTCATTGATGAAAACAGCCGCAGGCGAGTTTGAGCAGGCGTTGAACGAAGCGGAATTGAAAATGCCAAACCTGCCATTAATTCAAAATGTCACTGCGAGACCTGCACAGAATGTGGCAGAATTGAGAGCTAATCTGGTTCAGCAGCTGTTTTCCCCTGTCAAGTGGACTGATTCTGTTCGTTGGGCGGCTGAGCAAGGTGTGGATACAGTGGTTGAATGTGGTCCGGGAAAAGTCCTCTCCGGGTTAACCAAGCGCATTGATAAATCGTTGCAATCAGTTTCCTTGAGTCGGGCTGATAGCATTTTGAATACATAA
- the miaE gene encoding tRNA-(ms[2]io[6]A)-hydroxylase codes for MVDLTEIKAFLACETPAKWVENALANQPLMLIDHAHCEKKAASTALNLMYRYVDKPDLLNKMSRLAREELRHFEQVLAIMQKRGIAYDHLSPARYAGGLRAHCRTSDPGKLIDTLIVGAFIEARSCERFACVAPFLDHELQQFYMSLLKSESRHFKDYLKLASKYSDEPINERVAFFAEAEARLILDSDDEFRFHSGPVKTDAIQPEAV; via the coding sequence ATGGTCGATTTGACAGAAATAAAAGCGTTTCTGGCGTGTGAAACACCCGCTAAATGGGTGGAGAACGCGCTAGCTAATCAGCCTCTCATGCTTATTGATCACGCTCATTGTGAAAAAAAGGCAGCGTCTACGGCGCTTAATTTAATGTATCGCTACGTTGATAAGCCGGATTTGTTGAATAAAATGTCAAGACTCGCTCGTGAAGAATTGCGTCACTTTGAGCAGGTGCTGGCGATTATGCAAAAACGGGGGATAGCCTACGACCATTTGTCTCCAGCACGCTATGCTGGTGGTTTGCGAGCCCATTGTCGGACAAGTGATCCCGGGAAATTGATTGATACACTGATCGTTGGGGCCTTTATTGAGGCGCGCTCCTGCGAGCGGTTCGCCTGTGTTGCACCGTTCCTGGATCATGAGTTGCAGCAGTTTTACATGTCTTTGCTAAAGTCCGAGTCCAGGCATTTCAAAGACTACCTGAAGTTGGCTTCAAAGTATTCGGATGAACCCATAAACGAGCGCGTTGCATTTTTTGCGGAGGCGGAAGCCCGTCTTATTCTGGATTCTGATGATGAGTTTCGTTTCCACAGTGGCCCGGTCAAAACTGATGCCATACAACCTGAAGCGGTTTGA
- the mltG gene encoding endolytic transglycosylase MltG produces MLFSVWVKRTLLAVVLLILVVLFLVAYGHQRIHAELSGVTTPVTFEVRRGDTLGNVADRLQSAAVLSESGVVSDITLYRLYSRFGPDQGYLKAGEYTIPVGVTIPGLDQLLKSGSVNAYQVTFIEGWTFTDVLKALENQPKLDHQLQGLDTDAILKVLDLEISHPEGWFFPDTYQYVKGDSDIQLLRAAHAKMKETLMAAWNQHLASGRELPLKSPYETLILASIVEKETGAKGEREIIAGVFIRRLLKRMRLQTDPTVIYGMGKDYQGNISRADLRRVTPYNTYKIKGLPPTPIAMPGKASIQAVLNPDESNYLYFVAKGDGSHQFSETLKAHTRAVREYQIERRKQNYRSAPQQ; encoded by the coding sequence ATGTTGTTTTCGGTTTGGGTTAAGCGTACATTGCTGGCCGTGGTGCTATTGATTCTTGTCGTATTATTCTTAGTTGCCTATGGTCATCAGAGAATCCATGCGGAATTAAGCGGGGTGACTACACCGGTTACCTTTGAAGTCAGGCGGGGCGACACGCTTGGTAATGTGGCAGATCGTTTGCAATCTGCTGCTGTGCTTTCAGAATCAGGTGTGGTGTCAGACATAACGTTATACCGGCTGTATTCTCGATTCGGGCCTGATCAAGGCTATCTGAAGGCTGGGGAGTATACGATTCCGGTAGGGGTGACAATCCCTGGACTGGATCAGTTGCTAAAATCCGGGAGTGTGAATGCTTATCAGGTTACCTTCATAGAGGGTTGGACATTTACCGATGTTTTGAAAGCCCTGGAAAATCAGCCAAAGCTCGATCATCAGTTACAAGGCCTTGATACCGATGCGATACTCAAGGTGCTTGACCTTGAAATAAGTCACCCGGAAGGGTGGTTTTTTCCGGATACTTATCAGTACGTAAAGGGCGATAGTGATATTCAGCTCTTGCGGGCTGCACATGCAAAAATGAAAGAAACTTTGATGGCAGCCTGGAATCAGCATTTAGCCTCCGGGCGAGAATTGCCGCTCAAGTCTCCATACGAAACATTAATCCTGGCATCGATTGTCGAGAAAGAGACTGGGGCAAAAGGTGAGCGTGAAATAATTGCGGGTGTGTTTATCCGCAGATTGCTGAAGCGGATGAGGTTGCAAACGGATCCAACGGTTATTTATGGTATGGGTAAGGACTATCAGGGTAATATATCCCGTGCAGATTTGAGGCGGGTGACACCTTACAATACCTATAAAATTAAAGGACTACCCCCAACACCCATCGCCATGCCTGGAAAAGCATCTATTCAGGCGGTACTTAATCCTGATGAATCCAACTATCTGTACTTTGTTGCTAAAGGTGATGGCAGTCATCAATTTTCAGAAACATTGAAGGCGCATACGCGTGCCGTTAGAGAATATCAAATAGAGCGGCGCAAGCAAAACTATCGCTCCGCTCCGCAGCAGTAG
- the pabC gene encoding aminodeoxychorismate lyase produces the protein MTSNTWVDGQWQDGVPVTDRGFAYGDGLFETVLVNNGRLTLWHYHLKRLVEGAKCLKIPLPDEVSDTVACVVAEYLDVNVTVGRSYVVKIILTRGDGGRGYMPPVESSSRLVISFHSLPSVSSSVRLMTASVRLSAGGDFSGIKHMSRLTQVVAAQEAMMSGFDDALMLDWQNRVIETTKANLLVVQGGILVTPDLSECGVRGTARQFLLECGASAGLAVAEVPLTVDEIIGADAVAVVNSVAGLSKVSVIGQQQLNGNFDWQPVESLLRSELG, from the coding sequence TTGACATCAAACACTTGGGTGGACGGACAATGGCAAGATGGTGTGCCGGTTACGGATCGGGGGTTTGCCTATGGTGATGGTCTATTCGAAACGGTATTGGTTAATAATGGCCGGTTGACGTTATGGCATTATCATTTAAAGCGGCTTGTCGAGGGGGCCAAGTGTTTGAAAATACCCTTGCCGGATGAGGTTTCGGATACAGTGGCGTGTGTTGTTGCGGAGTATCTGGATGTTAATGTGACCGTTGGGCGCTCGTATGTTGTCAAAATTATCCTTACCAGGGGGGATGGCGGACGAGGCTATATGCCGCCAGTGGAATCAAGTAGTCGCCTTGTTATCAGCTTTCATTCGTTGCCGTCTGTGAGTTCCTCCGTTCGTCTAATGACAGCAAGTGTGCGGTTGTCGGCTGGGGGTGATTTCTCGGGAATAAAGCATATGAGTCGCTTAACTCAAGTGGTGGCGGCTCAGGAGGCAATGATGTCTGGTTTTGATGATGCACTTATGCTGGATTGGCAGAACCGTGTGATTGAAACGACTAAAGCTAATCTTTTAGTGGTTCAGGGCGGTATTTTGGTGACGCCGGATTTGTCTGAATGTGGTGTTCGAGGTACGGCGCGGCAGTTTTTGCTTGAGTGTGGCGCGAGTGCTGGCCTAGCTGTTGCCGAGGTCCCGCTAACGGTGGACGAAATTATCGGTGCTGATGCCGTTGCGGTGGTAAATAGCGTAGCGGGGTTGTCGAAAGTCAGTGTCATTGGTCAGCAACAACTGAATGGCAATTTCGACTGGCAGCCGGTTGAATCTTTACTGCGCTCAGAGTTAGGTTAG
- the fabF gene encoding beta-ketoacyl-ACP synthase II: MTARRVVVTGLGALTPLGNSVDALWSALVNGKSGISLIESFDTESFSVKICGAVKGLDSSEYLNPKEARKLDPFIQYGLIAAIQAVQDAGIADLSDEEKLNVGVAIGSGIGGIGTIEASCNILASSGPRKVSPFFVPGAVINMVSGNLAMRYGFKGPNIAMATACTTGTHSIGYGARTIAYGDADVMLAGGSEVATTPVGIAAFASARALSRRNDDPEGASRPWDRGRDGFVLGDGAGVVVLEEYEHARKRGANIYGELVGFGMSDDAFHVTAPPENGEGARLSMARAIQDANIALEDIHYINAHGTSTPAGDIAECNAIKRLLGSELAATVNVSSTKSMTGHLIGAAGAVEAIASLLAMKHNVVPPTLNLEDPDEGCDLNFTPNVAQERQVDVALSNSFGFGGTNGTLIFRRI; this comes from the coding sequence ATGACAGCAAGAAGAGTCGTCGTTACAGGCTTGGGGGCGCTCACTCCGCTGGGTAACTCGGTAGACGCGCTCTGGTCAGCACTTGTCAATGGCAAGAGTGGGATCAGTTTGATTGAGTCATTTGACACGGAAAGCTTTAGTGTAAAAATTTGTGGTGCAGTGAAAGGTCTAGACAGCTCGGAGTATTTAAACCCGAAAGAAGCGCGAAAGCTTGACCCATTTATTCAGTATGGATTGATTGCTGCAATTCAAGCTGTTCAGGATGCCGGTATTGCTGATTTAAGCGATGAAGAGAAGTTGAATGTCGGGGTGGCGATCGGAAGTGGAATTGGCGGTATAGGCACCATCGAGGCAAGCTGTAATATACTCGCCAGTAGCGGTCCTCGGAAGGTGTCTCCCTTTTTTGTGCCCGGTGCAGTTATCAACATGGTGTCGGGCAATCTCGCAATGCGCTATGGTTTTAAAGGGCCAAATATCGCGATGGCGACAGCTTGCACAACCGGGACGCATAGTATTGGTTATGGGGCACGAACGATCGCCTATGGTGATGCAGATGTGATGTTGGCGGGTGGTTCTGAGGTAGCGACAACGCCGGTAGGTATTGCTGCATTTGCATCCGCTCGAGCGTTGTCCCGTCGGAATGATGATCCGGAAGGTGCCAGTCGGCCTTGGGATCGGGGGCGTGACGGCTTTGTGCTGGGTGATGGCGCTGGTGTGGTCGTTTTGGAAGAATACGAACACGCCCGCAAACGAGGGGCAAATATTTATGGCGAGCTGGTTGGGTTCGGTATGAGTGATGACGCGTTCCATGTCACGGCACCCCCTGAAAACGGGGAAGGCGCTCGTTTATCCATGGCGCGTGCTATCCAGGATGCGAACATTGCCCTTGAAGATATCCATTACATTAATGCCCACGGCACCTCCACTCCAGCCGGAGATATTGCTGAGTGCAATGCCATAAAACGTCTGCTGGGTAGTGAGTTGGCCGCAACGGTTAATGTGTCTTCAACAAAGTCGATGACGGGGCATCTGATTGGCGCAGCGGGAGCCGTTGAGGCCATCGCGTCGTTGCTGGCGATGAAGCATAACGTCGTTCCGCCAACACTGAATCTTGAGGATCCCGATGAAGGGTGTGATCTTAATTTTACCCCTAATGTTGCGCAGGAAAGGCAAGTGGATGTTGCGTTAAGTAATTCATTTGGATTTGGTGGTACAAATGGAACGCTGATATTCAGGCGAATATAA
- a CDS encoding UDP-2,3-diacylglucosamine diphosphatase: MSCTVFISDLHLEETRPEITDAFISFLEHKCHNADRLYILGDLFEAWIGDDEHTPLQNTIAEQLLALKNSGTTIYFQHGNRDFLLQQDYATRSGMELLPEEAVISLYGTPVLLMHGDSLCTRDTGYMHFRKTVRTPVSQAAFLARSLDERKLVAKQMRQLSQAQNSSKSNEIMDVTEAEVESVMTHHQAQYLIQGHTHRPKIHDLTILSQPAKRIVLGDWENSLWYLRWLENGEYQLLHEPIKL; encoded by the coding sequence ATGAGTTGCACAGTATTCATATCAGATCTACATCTTGAGGAAACGCGCCCGGAGATTACGGACGCGTTTATCTCGTTTCTTGAACACAAATGTCACAATGCGGATCGGCTCTACATCTTGGGAGACCTTTTTGAGGCCTGGATTGGCGATGATGAGCATACCCCACTCCAGAACACCATTGCCGAGCAACTCCTGGCACTCAAAAATTCCGGCACCACCATTTACTTCCAACATGGAAACCGGGATTTCCTGCTACAGCAAGACTATGCAACACGCTCAGGAATGGAGCTGCTACCCGAGGAAGCCGTCATTTCGCTCTACGGCACCCCGGTGCTATTAATGCATGGTGACAGTCTTTGCACACGGGATACAGGGTATATGCACTTCCGCAAAACGGTTCGGACACCGGTATCCCAAGCCGCATTTCTGGCCCGATCACTAGACGAGCGGAAACTCGTAGCCAAACAAATGCGCCAACTCAGCCAAGCTCAGAACTCGTCCAAATCGAACGAGATTATGGATGTAACTGAAGCAGAAGTAGAAAGCGTGATGACCCATCACCAGGCTCAATACCTGATTCAAGGCCACACTCATCGGCCGAAGATCCACGACCTGACAATTCTCAGCCAGCCTGCCAAACGTATCGTTTTGGGTGATTGGGAAAACAGTCTGTGGTACTTGCGCTGGCTCGAAAACGGTGAGTATCAGCTTCTGCATGAGCCGATAAAGCTTTAA
- the acnB gene encoding bifunctional aconitate hydratase 2/2-methylisocitrate dehydratase, whose amino-acid sequence MLDAYRKHVEERAASGVPPKPLNAEQVNGLVELLKAPPAGEEETLLDLLANRVPPGVDEAAYVKAGFLSAIAKGEANSPLVSKEKAVELLGLMHGGYNIETLVSLLDDATLGSLAGEQLKTTLLMFDAFHDVEEKAKAGNEHAKAVMQSWADAEWFTQRPKVAESIKVAVFKVTGETNTDDLSPAPDAWSRPDIPLHARAAYKMAREGLNPEEPGVTGPMAQIDEIKAKGIQVAFVGDVVGTGSSRKSATNSVLWFFGDDIPGVPNKRGGGICIGGKVAPIFFNTMEDAGALVFEAPVDELNMGDIIEIRPYDGKILSESGDVLSEFGFKSDVILDEVQAGGRINLIIGRGLTDKARTALGLEPSEIFRRPVDPEASDKGFTLAQKMVGKACGVDGVRPGQYCEPKMTTVGSQDTTGPMTRDELKDLACLGFSADLVMQSFCHTAAYPKPVDVEMQHSLPDFIMTRGGVSLRPGDGVIHSWLNRMLLPDTVGTGGDSHTRFPLGISFPAGSGLVAFAAATGVMPLDMPESVLVRFKGEMQPGITLRDLVHAIPLYAIKQGLLTVEKKGKKNIFSGRVLEIEGLDHLTVEQAFELSDASAERSAAGCTITLSDDSVSEYLRSNIVMLRWMIAEGYGDPRTLERRAQAMEEWLANPSQMRADADADYAAVIEIDLADINEPIVCCPNDPDDAKVLSEVAGNKVDEVFVGSCMTNIGHFRAAGKLLEQNKDALKTRFWVAPPTKMDAAQLMEEGYYNTFGKSGVRTEMPGCSLCMGNQARVAPQSTVLSTSTRNFPNRLGDGANVYLTSAELASVGAILGKLPSKEEYMEFAKDLNNMSGEIYRYLNFDKMEAYQKAAESADQSA is encoded by the coding sequence GTGCTAGATGCTTATCGCAAACACGTAGAAGAACGCGCGGCTTCGGGAGTACCTCCCAAGCCATTGAACGCTGAACAAGTAAATGGGTTGGTCGAGTTGCTGAAAGCACCACCAGCAGGTGAAGAAGAGACGCTGCTGGATCTTTTGGCTAACCGCGTGCCACCAGGAGTTGACGAAGCCGCTTACGTAAAAGCGGGTTTCCTGTCTGCAATCGCCAAGGGCGAAGCGAACTCACCACTGGTCAGCAAAGAAAAAGCGGTTGAGTTGCTGGGTCTGATGCACGGTGGTTACAACATCGAAACACTGGTCAGCTTGCTGGATGATGCAACATTGGGCAGCCTGGCAGGCGAGCAATTGAAAACAACCCTTTTGATGTTCGATGCATTTCACGATGTTGAAGAGAAAGCAAAAGCGGGCAATGAACATGCGAAAGCAGTAATGCAATCCTGGGCCGATGCAGAATGGTTTACTCAACGCCCTAAAGTTGCAGAAAGCATCAAAGTAGCCGTTTTCAAAGTAACCGGTGAAACCAACACTGATGACCTGTCCCCTGCTCCAGATGCGTGGTCCAGACCGGATATCCCACTGCACGCACGCGCAGCTTACAAAATGGCTCGGGAAGGACTGAACCCTGAAGAGCCTGGCGTAACTGGCCCAATGGCGCAAATCGACGAGATCAAGGCCAAAGGCATTCAAGTTGCATTCGTTGGTGACGTTGTTGGCACCGGCTCATCACGTAAGTCTGCCACGAACTCCGTTCTGTGGTTCTTCGGCGATGACATTCCTGGCGTTCCAAACAAACGTGGTGGCGGTATTTGTATCGGTGGCAAAGTTGCACCGATCTTCTTTAACACCATGGAAGATGCCGGCGCACTGGTATTTGAAGCGCCTGTTGATGAGCTTAACATGGGTGATATCATCGAGATTCGTCCATATGACGGCAAAATTCTATCCGAGTCCGGTGATGTGCTGTCCGAGTTCGGATTCAAATCTGATGTAATCCTGGATGAAGTTCAGGCTGGCGGCCGGATCAACCTGATCATTGGTCGTGGCTTGACCGACAAAGCACGTACTGCTTTAGGCCTGGAACCATCCGAAATTTTCCGCCGCCCTGTTGATCCGGAAGCAAGCGACAAAGGCTTTACCCTGGCACAAAAAATGGTCGGTAAAGCATGTGGCGTAGATGGCGTACGCCCCGGCCAATACTGCGAACCGAAAATGACTACCGTCGGATCGCAGGACACCACCGGTCCAATGACCCGTGATGAACTGAAAGATTTGGCATGCCTGGGCTTCTCTGCAGATCTGGTTATGCAATCCTTCTGTCACACAGCAGCGTATCCAAAGCCAGTTGACGTTGAAATGCAACACTCCCTGCCTGATTTCATCATGACCCGTGGTGGTGTTTCATTGCGTCCTGGTGACGGCGTAATTCACTCCTGGCTGAACCGCATGTTGCTTCCAGATACCGTTGGTACCGGTGGCGATTCTCACACTCGCTTCCCTCTGGGCATTTCTTTCCCTGCAGGATCAGGCTTGGTGGCTTTCGCGGCAGCAACCGGTGTAATGCCACTGGATATGCCTGAATCGGTACTGGTTCGCTTCAAAGGTGAAATGCAACCTGGCATCACCCTGCGTGACCTGGTTCACGCCATTCCACTGTATGCCATCAAGCAAGGCTTGCTGACGGTTGAGAAGAAAGGCAAGAAGAACATCTTCTCAGGACGGGTTCTCGAAATCGAAGGTCTGGACCACCTGACCGTAGAACAGGCATTTGAATTGTCTGACGCATCTGCAGAACGCTCTGCAGCAGGCTGTACAATCACCCTGTCTGACGATTCCGTTTCAGAATACCTGCGCTCCAACATTGTTATGCTACGCTGGATGATTGCTGAAGGTTATGGCGACCCACGCACATTAGAGCGTCGCGCCCAGGCAATGGAAGAATGGCTGGCCAACCCAAGTCAAATGCGAGCAGACGCTGACGCAGATTACGCCGCAGTAATCGAAATCGACCTGGCTGACATCAACGAACCAATCGTATGCTGCCCGAACGATCCAGACGACGCAAAAGTGCTGTCTGAAGTTGCTGGCAACAAAGTCGATGAAGTCTTCGTGGGTTCTTGTATGACCAACATTGGTCACTTCCGTGCCGCCGGTAAACTGCTTGAACAAAACAAAGACGCTTTGAAAACCCGTTTCTGGGTTGCACCACCAACCAAAATGGATGCAGCACAGCTGATGGAAGAAGGCTACTACAACACCTTCGGCAAAAGCGGTGTTCGTACAGAGATGCCAGGCTGCTCTCTGTGCATGGGTAACCAGGCTCGTGTTGCACCACAAAGCACAGTTCTGTCTACCTCTACCCGTAATTTCCCGAACCGTTTAGGTGACGGCGCAAATGTTTACCTGACTTCTGCAGAGCTGGCCTCTGTCGGTGCAATATTGGGTAAACTGCCTTCGAAAGAAGAGTACATGGAGTTCGCTAAAGACCTTAATAACATGTCTGGCGAAATCTATCGTTACCTGAACTTCGACAAGATGGAAGCGTACCAGAAGGCAGCAGAGTCTGCTGATCAGTCCGCTTAA
- a CDS encoding peptidylprolyl isomerase — MIKLKTNMGEITLKLDHEKAPVTAANFETYVKEGYYNGLIFHRVIKNFMIQGGGFEPGMSPKKTREPIQNEAKNGLSNKIGTVAMARTMDPHSASAQFFINVADNGFLDFTAETVEGWGYAVFGEVVDGLDVVNKIKEVSTTMRAGHQDVPVEDVIIETAEIIE; from the coding sequence ATGATTAAACTCAAAACCAACATGGGTGAAATCACCCTTAAACTTGACCATGAAAAAGCGCCCGTTACAGCAGCAAACTTCGAAACCTACGTCAAAGAAGGCTACTACAACGGTTTGATATTTCACCGGGTTATTAAAAATTTCATGATTCAAGGCGGCGGGTTTGAGCCTGGCATGTCTCCCAAGAAAACGCGGGAGCCGATCCAGAATGAGGCCAAAAATGGATTAAGCAACAAAATTGGCACGGTCGCAATGGCGCGCACAATGGATCCACACTCAGCCAGCGCACAGTTTTTCATTAACGTCGCGGACAACGGATTTCTTGATTTCACAGCCGAAACCGTTGAAGGCTGGGGCTATGCAGTTTTTGGCGAAGTCGTAGATGGCCTGGACGTTGTAAACAAAATCAAGGAAGTTTCAACCACGATGCGCGCCGGCCATCAAGATGTCCCCGTTGAAGACGTTATTATCGAGACTGCCGAGATTATTGAATAA
- the fabG gene encoding 3-oxoacyl-ACP reductase FabG has protein sequence MSLQGKVVLITGASRGIGQAIAKTMASGGATVVGTATTEAGASSISHYFAKWGLPGDGIVMDVADSFSVQQGVEQVKSAYGDPQILINNAGITADDLMLRMKEEKWLDVINTNLNSIYRTTKAVMRGMTKAKWGRVVNISSVVAEMGNAGQCNYSASKAGVEGFTRSLAKEIGSRGITVNAVAPGFIETDMTKKLSENQREEMFNLIPAQRFGTPEEVAAVVGFLVGEEAGFVNGEVIHVNGGMYMG, from the coding sequence ATGTCTTTGCAAGGAAAGGTTGTCTTAATAACTGGAGCCAGTCGAGGGATTGGTCAGGCGATAGCAAAAACCATGGCCAGTGGCGGGGCAACTGTTGTGGGTACCGCAACGACCGAGGCGGGTGCCTCTTCGATTTCCCACTATTTTGCCAAGTGGGGGTTGCCAGGTGATGGAATCGTCATGGATGTTGCCGACTCTTTTTCGGTCCAGCAAGGTGTCGAGCAGGTTAAGTCTGCGTATGGTGATCCACAAATCCTGATCAATAACGCAGGAATTACTGCTGATGATTTGATGTTGCGCATGAAAGAAGAGAAGTGGTTAGATGTAATTAATACCAACCTGAACTCCATCTACCGTACAACCAAAGCCGTAATGCGTGGCATGACGAAGGCGAAGTGGGGTCGAGTCGTAAATATAAGTTCTGTTGTGGCAGAAATGGGGAATGCGGGCCAGTGCAATTATTCTGCATCGAAAGCGGGTGTTGAAGGTTTTACACGCTCCCTGGCCAAGGAAATAGGGAGTCGGGGTATAACTGTTAATGCCGTTGCTCCCGGTTTTATCGAGACAGATATGACAAAGAAGTTATCGGAAAATCAGCGAGAAGAAATGTTTAACTTGATTCCTGCGCAGCGATTTGGCACCCCGGAAGAAGTTGCAGCGGTGGTTGGTTTTCTTGTGGGCGAAGAAGCCGGATTCGTTAATGGTGAAGTCATTCACGTTAACGGCGGCATGTATATGGGGTAA